From Ictidomys tridecemlineatus isolate mIctTri1 chromosome 2, mIctTri1.hap1, whole genome shotgun sequence, the proteins below share one genomic window:
- the LOC144370338 gene encoding taste receptor type 2 member 3-like has product MMGAVEGVFLVLIITQFILGNLGNGFIGLVNGRSLFRSKRISLSDFIITSLALSRIVLLWIFLTDGVLITFSYKTHDSGTVMQIIDIFWTFTHHLSTWLITCLGVLYCLKIANFSHPAFLWLKWRVSRVVVWMLLGTLLLSCCSTMSLINEFKISSVLRGIDSTGNVTEHFREKRSEYHLIHILGNLWHVPPLTVSLTAYVLLILSLRRHTWQMQQNGTSSRDPSTEAHERATRIILFFLLLFLLYTLSFIILSSSCLLPVTKVGQMIGDVISMFYLVGHSFVLILGNNKLKQTFMAILPCKSGHLKPGSKGLFSP; this is encoded by the coding sequence ATGATGGGAGCCGTTGAGGGGGTGTTTCTGGTTCTGATTATCACCCAGTTCATTCTTGGAAATCTGGGGAATGGTTTCATTGGTTTGGTCAATGGCAGAAGCTTGTTCAGGAGCAAGAGAATCTCCTTATCTGACTTCATCATCACCAGCCTGGCCCTCTCCAGGATTGTTCTTCTGTGGATTTTCTTGACTGATGGTGTTTTGATAACATTCTCTTACAAAACTCATGATTCAGGAACAGTAATGcaaattattgatattttctgGACATTTACACACCACCTGAGCACATGGCTTATAACCTGCCTTGGTGTCCTTTACTGCCTGAAAATCGCCAATTTCTCCCACCCTGCATTCCTCTGGCTCAAGTGGAGGGTTTCCAGGGTGGTTGTATGGATGCTGTTGGGTACACTGCTTTTGTCATGTTGCAGTACCATGTCTCTGATCAATGAATTTAAGATCAGTTCTGTGCTCCGTGGAATTGATAGCACAGGTAATGTGACTGAGCacttcagagagaagagaagtgAATATCATCTGATCCACATTCTTGGGAATCTGTGGCACGTCCCTCCCTTAACTGTGTCCCTGACTGCCTATGTTCTGCTCATTCTCTCTCTGCGGAGACACACCTGGCAGATGCAGCAAAATGGCACTAGTTCTAGAGATCCAAGTACTGAGGCCCACGAGAGGGCTACCAGGATCATCCTCTTCTTCCTGCTTCTGTTCCTACTTTATactctttcctttataattttgtcATCCAGTTGTCTCCTACCAGTTACTAAGGTGGGTCAGATGATTGGCGATGTAATTAGCATGTTTTATCTTGTTGGCCACTCATTTGTTCTCATTCTGGGGAACAACAAGCTGAAACAGACATTTATGGCAATACTCCCTTGTAAGTCTGGTCATCTGAAGCCTGGGTCTAAGGGACTCTTCTCACCATAG